The Deinococcus wulumuqiensis R12 genome has a window encoding:
- the rplM gene encoding 50S ribosomal protein L13 — MKTYIPKNDEQNWVVVDASGVPLGRLATLIASRIRGKHRPDFTPNMIQGDFVVVINAQQVALTGKKLDDKVYTRYTGYQGGLKTETAREALAKHPERVIEHAVFGMLPKGRQGRAMHARLKVYAGEAHPHSAQKPQVLKTQPLEVK, encoded by the coding sequence GTGAAAACCTACATCCCCAAAAACGACGAGCAGAACTGGGTCGTGGTGGACGCCTCGGGCGTGCCCCTCGGCCGCCTCGCCACCCTGATCGCTTCGCGCATTCGTGGCAAGCACCGCCCCGACTTCACCCCCAACATGATTCAGGGTGACTTCGTGGTGGTCATCAACGCCCAGCAGGTGGCCCTGACCGGCAAGAAGCTGGACGACAAGGTCTACACCCGCTACACCGGCTACCAGGGCGGCCTGAAGACCGAAACCGCCCGCGAAGCGCTGGCCAAGCACCCCGAGCGCGTCATTGAGCACGCTGTGTTCGGCATGCTGCCCAAAGGCCGTCAGGGCCGTGCGATGCACGCCCGCCTGAAGGTCTACGCGGGTGAAGCCCACCCCCACAGCGCCCAGAAGCCGCAAGTTCTTAAGACGCAGCCGCTCGAGGTCAAATAA
- the prfB gene encoding peptide chain release factor 2 (programmed frameshift): protein MQELLEKLASLREYLDIPGKTRRLNELDRELSDPDLWNDQNRARQVTQEAGSVRKIVEEYGGLSADAQGLSEMLELADEEERAMLEEEQAGLQKRVDDLYRETLFTMKHADTPAIVRVKGGAGGTEAQDWAGMLARMYMRWAERRGYKVDILDEVAGDQAGYQSIEFIIRGEKAFGMMAPEHGVHRLVRVSPFDSNNRRQTSFASVDVVPEVPEEEINIHIPDSDLRRDVFRSQGAGGQGVNTTDSAVRLTHLPTGIAVACQITRSQIKNHELALQILKQRLYDIEMKKREAEELAARGQQAKVEWGSQMRSYVLDKQYIKDHRTGLMAHNPDDVLDGDLDELMWAGLEWMAGKRVAEETGDDE, encoded by the exons ATGCAAGAACTGCTGGAAAAACTCGCGTCGCTCCGGGAGTACCTT GACATTCCCGGCAAAACGCGCAGGCTGAACGAACTCGACCGCGAACTCAGCGACCCCGACCTCTGGAACGACCAGAACCGCGCCCGGCAGGTCACGCAGGAAGCCGGGAGTGTGCGCAAAATCGTGGAGGAATACGGCGGCCTGAGCGCCGACGCCCAGGGCCTGAGCGAGATGCTGGAACTCGCCGACGAGGAAGAGCGGGCCATGCTGGAAGAGGAGCAGGCCGGGCTGCAAAAGCGCGTGGACGACCTCTACCGCGAGACGCTCTTTACCATGAAGCACGCCGACACCCCCGCCATCGTGCGCGTCAAGGGCGGCGCGGGCGGCACCGAGGCGCAGGACTGGGCCGGAATGCTGGCCCGCATGTACATGCGCTGGGCCGAGCGCCGGGGCTACAAGGTGGACATTCTGGACGAGGTGGCGGGCGACCAGGCCGGATACCAGAGCATCGAATTCATCATCCGGGGCGAAAAGGCCTTCGGGATGATGGCCCCCGAACACGGGGTGCACCGGCTGGTGCGCGTCTCGCCGTTCGATTCCAACAACCGCCGCCAGACCAGCTTTGCCAGTGTGGACGTGGTGCCGGAAGTGCCGGAAGAAGAAATCAACATCCACATTCCCGATTCCGACCTGCGGCGCGACGTGTTCCGCTCGCAGGGCGCGGGCGGGCAGGGCGTGAACACCACCGACTCGGCGGTGCGTCTCACCCACTTGCCCACCGGCATCGCGGTGGCGTGTCAGATTACCCGCAGCCAGATCAAGAACCACGAACTCGCCCTGCAAATCCTCAAGCAGCGCCTGTACGACATCGAGATGAAAAAGCGCGAGGCGGAAGAACTCGCCGCGCGTGGTCAGCAGGCCAAGGTGGAGTGGGGCAGCCAGATGCGCTCCTACGTGCTCGACAAGCAGTACATCAAGGACCACCGCACCGGCCTGATGGCCCACAACCCCGACGACGTGCTCGACGGCGACCTCGACGAGCTGATGTGGGCGGGTCTGGAATGGATGGCGGGCAAGCGCGTGGCGGAGGAAACGGGGGACGACGAATAA
- a CDS encoding glutamate synthase subunit beta: MSKITGFLEQPRIKEQYAPVDARLKHYHEFMLPLDPASARLQATRCMDCGIPFCNNGCPVNNLIPDFNNLIYASDWQSALETLHSTNNFPEFTGRICPAPCEAACTLNISGDPVGIKSIELAIIERGWQEGWVTPEPPQVKTGKKVAVVGSGPAGLAAAQQLARAGHDVTVFEKNDRAGGLLRYGIPDFKLEKSHIDRRVEQMKAEGVTFRTGVLVGDWDEASKVTNLSTERVTPAELQGQFDAVLLAGGAETPRDLPAPGRNLGGIHFAMEFLPGQNRVNAGDKLKGQLRADGKHVVVIGGGDTGSDCVGTSNRHGAASVTQFEVMPQPPEQENKPLTWPYWPMKLRTSTSHEEGAVREFAIATKEFIGKGGKVTGVKTVRVELKDGKLEEVPGTEETHKADLVLLAMGFTNPMQSVLDSFGVEKDPRGNALAGTEVEGGYATTVSGVFAAGDMRRGQSLVVWAIREGRQAARAVDEFLMGTSVLPR; the protein is encoded by the coding sequence ATGTCCAAAATCACCGGTTTTCTGGAACAACCCCGCATCAAGGAGCAGTACGCGCCCGTCGATGCCCGGCTGAAGCACTACCACGAATTCATGTTGCCGCTCGACCCGGCCTCGGCCCGCTTGCAGGCGACCCGCTGCATGGACTGCGGCATTCCCTTTTGCAACAACGGCTGTCCGGTGAACAACCTGATTCCCGACTTTAACAATCTGATCTACGCGAGCGACTGGCAATCGGCCCTGGAGACGCTGCACAGCACCAACAATTTCCCCGAATTCACCGGGCGCATCTGCCCCGCGCCGTGCGAGGCGGCCTGCACGCTCAACATCAGCGGCGACCCGGTGGGCATCAAGTCCATCGAACTCGCCATCATCGAGCGCGGCTGGCAGGAAGGCTGGGTCACGCCCGAACCCCCGCAGGTCAAAACCGGGAAAAAGGTGGCTGTGGTCGGCTCCGGCCCCGCTGGGCTGGCGGCGGCGCAGCAACTCGCCCGCGCCGGGCATGACGTGACCGTGTTCGAGAAAAACGACCGCGCAGGCGGCCTGCTGCGCTACGGCATTCCCGACTTCAAGCTGGAAAAGTCGCACATCGACCGCCGCGTAGAGCAGATGAAGGCCGAGGGCGTCACCTTCCGCACCGGCGTGCTGGTGGGCGACTGGGACGAAGCGAGCAAAGTCACCAACCTCAGCACCGAGCGCGTGACCCCCGCCGAACTGCAAGGGCAATTTGACGCCGTGCTGCTGGCGGGCGGCGCGGAAACCCCGCGTGACCTGCCCGCACCGGGGCGCAACCTCGGCGGCATTCACTTCGCGATGGAGTTTTTGCCGGGACAAAACCGCGTCAACGCGGGCGACAAACTGAAAGGTCAGCTGCGCGCCGACGGCAAGCATGTGGTGGTCATCGGCGGCGGCGACACCGGCAGCGACTGCGTGGGCACCAGCAACCGCCACGGGGCCGCCAGCGTGACCCAGTTCGAGGTGATGCCCCAGCCCCCCGAACAGGAAAATAAGCCGCTGACCTGGCCCTACTGGCCCATGAAACTCCGCACCAGCACCAGCCACGAGGAAGGCGCGGTGCGCGAATTCGCCATCGCCACCAAGGAATTTATCGGCAAGGGCGGCAAGGTCACGGGCGTCAAGACCGTGCGCGTGGAGCTGAAAGACGGCAAGCTGGAGGAAGTGCCCGGCACCGAGGAAACCCACAAGGCCGACCTCGTGCTGCTGGCGATGGGCTTTACCAACCCCATGCAGAGCGTGCTCGACTCCTTCGGCGTGGAAAAAGACCCGCGCGGCAACGCGCTGGCGGGCACCGAAGTCGAGGGCGGCTACGCGACCACCGTGTCGGGCGTGTTCGCGGCGGGCGACATGCGCCGGGGCCAGAGCCTCGTCGTGTGGGCCATCCGTGAGGGGCGGCAGGCGGCGCGGGCGGTGGACGAGTTCCTGATGGGGACGAGCGTGCTGCCGCGCTGA
- the rdgB gene encoding RdgB/HAM1 family non-canonical purine NTP pyrophosphatase — protein sequence MQRETGRGRQIRRVVVATSNAGKVRELQEALAPLGWQCEGLGSVTLPEETGSTYEENAALKACAAAMATGLPALADDSGIEVLALGGQPGVYSARFGNVGSDVERNVLLLEKMRHKTDRRAKFVSVLVLAYPDGKLEEYRGEVTGQLLEGPRGEGGFGYDPLFLPDGSALSMGEMTLEQKQAISHRGRALAALLAAHGA from the coding sequence ATGCAGCGGGAAACGGGGCGGGGACGGCAAATCAGGCGCGTGGTGGTCGCGACGAGCAATGCAGGCAAGGTGCGCGAGCTTCAGGAGGCGCTCGCGCCGCTGGGGTGGCAGTGCGAGGGCCTGGGGTCGGTCACGCTGCCCGAGGAAACCGGCAGCACCTACGAGGAAAACGCCGCCCTCAAAGCCTGCGCCGCCGCGATGGCGACCGGCCTGCCTGCCCTGGCCGACGACTCGGGCATCGAGGTGCTGGCGCTGGGAGGGCAGCCGGGGGTGTACTCGGCCCGTTTCGGCAACGTGGGCAGCGACGTGGAGCGCAACGTCCTCTTGCTCGAAAAGATGCGCCACAAGACCGACCGCCGCGCCAAGTTCGTGTCGGTGCTGGTCCTGGCCTACCCCGACGGCAAGCTCGAAGAGTACCGGGGCGAGGTGACAGGCCAACTGCTCGAAGGCCCGCGTGGGGAGGGCGGCTTCGGCTACGACCCGCTGTTTCTCCCCGACGGCTCCGCGCTGAGCATGGGCGAGATGACGCTGGAGCAGAAGCAGGCCATCAGCCACCGGGGCCGGGCGCTCGCGGCACTGCTGGCCGCCCACGGCGCATGA
- the rpsI gene encoding 30S ribosomal protein S9 translates to MAIQQPEQYYGTGRRKAAVARVFLRPGEGKIVVNGKEFQTYFRGLLRAVNALQGFRETGTAGRFDAVITVTGGGPSGQADAIKLGIARALLKVNPDFRAQMKPKGLLTRDPREVERKKYGLKKARRAPQFSKR, encoded by the coding sequence ATGGCGATTCAGCAACCTGAACAGTACTACGGCACCGGCCGCCGCAAGGCCGCTGTCGCCCGCGTGTTCCTGCGCCCTGGCGAAGGCAAGATCGTCGTCAACGGCAAGGAGTTCCAGACCTACTTCCGTGGCCTGCTGCGTGCGGTCAACGCCCTTCAGGGCTTCCGTGAAACCGGCACCGCTGGCCGCTTCGACGCGGTCATCACCGTGACCGGTGGCGGCCCCAGCGGCCAGGCCGACGCGATCAAGCTCGGCATCGCCCGCGCCCTGCTCAAGGTCAACCCCGACTTCCGCGCCCAGATGAAGCCCAAGGGCCTGCTGACCCGCGACCCCCGCGAAGTCGAGCGCAAGAAGTACGGCCTGAAAAAGGCCCGCCGCGCCCCCCAGTTCAGCAAGCGCTGA
- a CDS encoding glutamate synthase-related protein yields the protein METHDQRGTPAAGPQPHDISISPQSIARAAQRGLYAGAEHDACGVGMVAHIGGQKSHHIITQGLRILENLDHRGAVGADPLMGDGAGLLIQIPDAFYRAEMKAQGVELPPPGDYGVGMIFLPKEIASRRACEQELERAVVAEGQVVLGWRDVPVNHAMPMSPAVKEKEPVIRQIFVGAGPDTLVPDALERKLYVIRRRASNAILGLNFTHGQEYYVPSMSCRTIIYKGLLLADQVGEYYLDLQDERVVSALAVVHQRFSTNTFPEWRLAHPYRMVAHNGEINTVKGNFNWMRAREGILSSPVFGDDLNKLYPISFEGESDTATFDNALELLTLAGYPMAQAAMMMIPEAWEQNTLLDDRRRAFYEYHASMMEPWDGPAAMVFTDGRQVGAMLDRNGLRPARYLQTRDGLVVLASESGVLPIPESQIVRKWRLQPGKMFMIDLEQGRIVEDDELKMQFAQAKPYRQWVENTRLRLDDSEETGTVDEFAESLLRRQQAFGYTQEDLKFLLGPMAKTGEEGIGSMGNDSPLAVLSHRSKPLYNYFRQLFAQVTNPPIDPIRESVVMSLRSFVGPRPNLLDINAVNPAMRLEVEQPILDFDDMARVRNIEAHTRGKFKAFDLDITYPADWGARGIEAKLATINAWAVDAIESGHNIIILTDKRVDRSRVAIPALLALSSVHHHLVKKGLRMKAGLVVETGDAREVHHFAALAGYGAEAIHPYLALETVTDLHAPIPGMPDLSAITPEKAIYNYIKAIGKGLSKIMSKMGVSTYMSYCGAQLFEAVGLQESFVQKYFYGTASQVGGIGIFEVAEEALRTHQAAFSEDPLLEKNLDAGGEYAWRTRGEEHMWTPDAVAKLQHAVRGGQFSTYEEYARIINDQSKRHMTLRGLFEFKTAGATPVPLEEVESAAEIVKRFATGAMSLGSISSEAHATLAVAMNRIGGKSNTGEGGEDPARYEREMRGETLGEGETLASILGQERVEVDYPLQSGDSLRSKIKQVASGRFGVTAGYLSSADQIQIKMAQGAKPGEGGQLPGGKVSEYIGFLRHSVPGVGLISPPPHHDIYSIEDLKQLIHDLKNVNPRADISVKLVSEVGVGTIAAGVAKAKADHIVVAGHDGGTGASPWSSIKHAGSPWELGLAETQQTLVLNRLRDRVRLQTDGQLKTGRDVVIAALLGADEFGFATAPLVAEGCIMMRKCHLNTCPVGVATQDPVLRARFTGKPEHVINYFFFVAEEARRIMAQLGIRTFDELIGRSDLLDTRAGIEHWKAQGLDFSRVFYRPEVPAEVGTRHLTTQDHELDRALDLTLIEKCRPAIERGERVHFLQDVRNVNRSVGAMLSGELIRHRPQGLPDQTVFIQMEGTGGQSFGAFLAPGLTLYLIGDANDFAGKGLSGGRVVVRPSIEFRGKAENNIIIGNTALYGATSGEAYFRGVAGERFAVRLSGASAVVEGTGDHGCEYMTGGTVVVLGPTGRNFAAGMSGGVAYVYDPEGTFERRCNLSMVGLERVQPQDEQMQSAIPWQLHMGRADEAQLRELIEKHHRWTGSQTASDLLDDWESALTKFVKVMPHEYARALKERTQAHEGTVQAADTTRMQTGQPENKYGGKGTLTK from the coding sequence ATGGAGACACACGACCAGCGGGGAACCCCGGCAGCGGGACCGCAACCACACGACATTTCGATTTCGCCTCAGAGCATTGCACGGGCCGCGCAGCGCGGGCTGTATGCAGGGGCCGAACACGACGCCTGCGGGGTGGGCATGGTCGCCCACATCGGCGGGCAAAAGTCGCACCACATCATCACGCAGGGCCTGAGAATCCTGGAAAACCTCGATCACCGCGGAGCCGTCGGCGCCGATCCCCTCATGGGCGACGGCGCGGGCCTGCTGATTCAGATTCCCGACGCCTTTTACCGCGCCGAGATGAAGGCGCAGGGCGTCGAACTGCCGCCCCCCGGCGACTACGGCGTGGGCATGATTTTCCTGCCCAAGGAAATCGCCTCGCGCCGCGCCTGCGAGCAGGAACTGGAGCGGGCGGTGGTGGCGGAAGGTCAGGTGGTGCTCGGCTGGCGAGACGTGCCGGTCAACCACGCCATGCCCATGAGTCCGGCGGTCAAGGAAAAAGAGCCGGTCATCCGGCAGATTTTTGTCGGTGCCGGGCCGGACACGCTGGTGCCCGACGCGCTGGAGCGCAAGCTGTACGTCATCCGGCGGCGGGCGAGCAACGCGATTCTGGGCCTGAACTTCACGCACGGGCAGGAATACTACGTGCCCTCCATGTCGTGCCGCACCATCATCTACAAGGGGTTGCTGCTCGCCGACCAGGTGGGCGAGTACTACCTCGATTTGCAGGATGAGCGGGTCGTGTCGGCGCTGGCGGTCGTTCACCAGCGGTTTTCCACCAACACCTTCCCCGAGTGGCGGCTGGCGCACCCCTACCGCATGGTCGCCCACAACGGCGAAATCAACACCGTCAAGGGCAACTTCAACTGGATGCGGGCACGCGAAGGGATTCTCAGCAGCCCGGTGTTCGGCGACGACCTGAACAAGCTCTACCCGATTTCCTTCGAGGGCGAGTCCGACACGGCGACCTTCGACAACGCGCTGGAACTGCTGACCCTGGCGGGCTACCCGATGGCGCAGGCCGCGATGATGATGATTCCCGAGGCCTGGGAGCAGAACACGCTGCTCGACGACCGCCGCCGGGCCTTTTACGAGTACCACGCCTCCATGATGGAACCCTGGGACGGCCCCGCCGCGATGGTCTTTACCGACGGGCGGCAGGTGGGCGCGATGCTTGACCGCAACGGCCTGCGCCCTGCCCGCTACCTCCAGACCCGCGATGGGCTGGTGGTGCTCGCCTCCGAGTCGGGCGTGCTGCCCATTCCCGAGTCGCAAATCGTCAGGAAGTGGCGCCTGCAACCCGGCAAGATGTTCATGATCGACCTCGAACAGGGCCGCATTGTCGAGGACGACGAGCTGAAAATGCAGTTCGCGCAGGCCAAGCCCTACCGCCAGTGGGTCGAAAACACCCGGCTGCGCCTCGACGACTCCGAGGAAACGGGCACGGTGGACGAGTTCGCCGAGTCGCTGCTCCGGCGCCAGCAGGCCTTCGGGTACACCCAGGAAGACCTCAAGTTCCTGCTGGGGCCGATGGCGAAGACGGGCGAAGAAGGCATCGGGAGCATGGGCAACGACAGCCCGCTGGCCGTGCTCTCGCACCGCTCCAAGCCGCTGTACAACTATTTCCGGCAGCTGTTCGCGCAGGTGACCAACCCGCCCATCGACCCCATCCGGGAATCGGTGGTCATGAGTCTGCGCTCCTTCGTCGGGCCGCGCCCCAACCTGCTCGACATCAACGCGGTCAACCCCGCCATGCGCCTGGAAGTCGAGCAGCCCATTCTGGACTTCGACGACATGGCCCGCGTCCGAAACATCGAGGCGCACACCCGGGGCAAGTTCAAGGCCTTCGACCTCGACATCACCTACCCCGCCGACTGGGGCGCACGCGGCATCGAGGCCAAGCTGGCGACCATCAACGCCTGGGCGGTGGACGCCATCGAGTCCGGCCACAACATCATCATCCTGACCGACAAGCGGGTGGACCGCAGCCGCGTAGCGATTCCCGCGCTGCTGGCGCTGTCCAGCGTGCATCACCACCTCGTCAAAAAGGGGCTGCGGATGAAGGCCGGGCTGGTCGTCGAAACCGGCGACGCCCGCGAAGTCCACCATTTCGCGGCGCTGGCGGGCTACGGGGCCGAGGCGATTCACCCCTACCTCGCGCTGGAAACCGTCACCGACCTGCACGCGCCGATTCCGGGGATGCCCGACCTCTCGGCGATTACGCCGGAAAAGGCCATCTACAACTACATTAAGGCCATCGGCAAGGGCCTGAGCAAAATCATGTCCAAGATGGGCGTCAGCACCTACATGAGCTACTGCGGCGCTCAACTGTTCGAAGCGGTGGGCCTGCAAGAAAGCTTCGTGCAGAAGTACTTCTACGGCACGGCGAGTCAGGTGGGCGGCATCGGCATCTTCGAGGTGGCCGAAGAAGCCCTGCGGACACACCAGGCGGCCTTCAGCGAAGACCCGCTGCTCGAAAAGAACCTGGACGCGGGCGGCGAGTACGCCTGGCGCACGCGCGGCGAGGAGCACATGTGGACGCCCGACGCCGTCGCCAAGCTGCAACACGCGGTGCGCGGCGGGCAGTTCAGCACCTACGAGGAGTACGCCCGAATCATCAACGACCAGAGCAAGCGCCACATGACGCTGCGCGGGCTGTTCGAGTTCAAGACGGCGGGCGCGACCCCGGTGCCCCTCGAGGAAGTCGAAAGCGCCGCCGAAATCGTCAAGCGCTTCGCGACGGGCGCGATGAGCCTCGGCTCCATTTCCAGCGAGGCGCACGCCACCCTCGCCGTCGCCATGAACCGTATCGGCGGCAAGAGCAACACCGGGGAAGGCGGCGAAGACCCCGCCCGCTACGAGCGCGAAATGCGCGGCGAGACGCTGGGCGAGGGCGAAACCCTGGCGAGCATCCTGGGCCAGGAGCGTGTGGAAGTGGACTACCCGCTGCAAAGCGGCGACAGCCTGCGCTCCAAAATCAAGCAGGTGGCTTCGGGCCGCTTCGGGGTCACGGCGGGATACCTCAGCAGCGCCGACCAGATTCAAATCAAGATGGCGCAGGGGGCCAAACCCGGCGAGGGCGGGCAGCTTCCCGGTGGCAAGGTCAGCGAGTACATCGGCTTCCTGCGTCACTCGGTGCCGGGTGTGGGCCTGATTTCGCCGCCGCCCCACCACGACATCTACTCCATCGAAGACCTCAAGCAGCTCATCCACGACCTCAAGAACGTGAACCCCAGGGCCGACATCTCGGTCAAGCTGGTGTCCGAAGTCGGCGTGGGCACGATTGCGGCGGGCGTGGCGAAAGCGAAGGCCGACCACATCGTGGTGGCGGGGCACGACGGCGGCACGGGCGCAAGTCCCTGGAGCAGCATCAAGCACGCGGGCAGCCCCTGGGAACTGGGCCTGGCCGAAACGCAGCAGACGCTGGTGCTCAACCGCCTGCGTGACCGCGTCCGCCTCCAAACCGACGGGCAGCTCAAGACCGGGCGCGACGTGGTCATCGCTGCGCTGCTGGGCGCCGACGAATTCGGCTTTGCGACGGCGCCGCTGGTCGCCGAAGGCTGCATCATGATGCGGAAGTGTCACCTCAACACCTGCCCGGTGGGGGTGGCGACGCAAGACCCGGTGCTGCGGGCCCGCTTTACCGGCAAGCCCGAACACGTCATCAACTACTTCTTCTTCGTGGCCGAAGAGGCGCGGCGGATTATGGCGCAGCTCGGCATCCGCACCTTCGACGAGCTGATTGGCCGCTCGGATTTGCTCGACACCCGCGCCGGAATCGAGCACTGGAAGGCGCAGGGGCTGGATTTTAGCCGCGTGTTCTACCGCCCCGAAGTGCCCGCCGAGGTCGGCACGCGTCACCTGACCACGCAGGACCACGAACTCGACCGGGCACTCGACCTGACGCTCATCGAGAAGTGCCGCCCCGCCATCGAAAGGGGCGAGCGCGTCCATTTCCTTCAGGACGTGCGCAACGTCAACCGCTCGGTGGGCGCGATGCTCTCGGGCGAACTCATCCGCCACCGGCCCCAGGGCCTCCCCGACCAGACGGTGTTCATCCAGATGGAAGGCACGGGCGGGCAATCCTTCGGCGCGTTCCTGGCTCCGGGCCTGACGCTCTACCTGATTGGCGACGCCAACGACTTCGCGGGCAAGGGCCTGAGCGGTGGGCGCGTGGTGGTGCGGCCCAGCATCGAATTCCGGGGCAAGGCCGAAAACAACATCATCATCGGCAACACGGCCCTATACGGCGCGACCAGCGGCGAAGCGTACTTCCGGGGTGTGGCGGGCGAACGCTTCGCGGTGCGTCTGTCGGGCGCGTCGGCGGTCGTCGAAGGCACAGGCGACCACGGCTGCGAGTACATGACGGGCGGTACGGTGGTGGTCCTCGGCCCCACCGGACGCAACTTCGCGGCGGGCATGTCGGGCGGCGTGGCGTATGTCTACGACCCCGAAGGCACCTTCGAGCGACGCTGCAACCTCAGCATGGTCGGCCTGGAGCGCGTGCAGCCCCAAGACGAGCAGATGCAGAGCGCGATTCCCTGGCAACTGCACATGGGCCGCGCCGACGAAGCCCAACTGCGCGAACTCATCGAAAAGCACCACCGCTGGACGGGGTCGCAAACCGCCAGCGACCTGCTCGACGACTGGGAGAGCGCCCTGACGAAATTCGTGAAGGTGATGCCCCACGAGTACGCCCGCGCCCTGAAGGAACGCACCCAGGCCCACGAGGGAACCGTGCAGGCCGCAGACACCACCCGCATGCAGACCGGCCAGCCGGAGAACAAGTACGGCGGCAAGGGAACACTGACGAAGTAA
- a CDS encoding D-alanyl-D-alanine carboxypeptidase/D-alanyl-D-alanine-endopeptidase, protein MRRLLLLSFLLLPVARAPQAQSAPPVVPTVTLEREPGPTGALARTLTGVPSGVRTALLVRDLNTGKVLAALEPDRPLIPASTIKLVTAAAVLYDRGGAGGWWSTELTVPATEAGRSRVTVLTLRGSADPTLSVEGTPNSLRALAEQARARGVRAVGAVRIDTLPLDATSFEATELGLPMPAVRLREWEDRPPTSAAEARRRLGATLIAELRRVGITVGSEEVTSAPAYRPYVPPPRQDEKGRPLAPELLIPLERRPEQGVASVRSGSPFAFLASTLRPSDNLRAEALLATVAVRPGETGTLRSALKRERAILQRMGLDLSGAVLEDGSGLGRGNRLTPRQLTGLLGVMYVLPYPVAGKQGRTLPPALYRARHNAFAEALPQAGTGEDVPGREGRGGTLALRLLGSGLDVRAKTGTLPGVSTLAGYMTSKSGRPLAFALMMNGPEDSPILTLRALQDQAVRDIAAAF, encoded by the coding sequence GTGCGCCGCCTCCTGCTTCTGAGCTTCCTGCTGCTGCCGGTGGCCCGTGCCCCGCAGGCCCAGTCCGCACCGCCGGTGGTCCCGACCGTGACCCTGGAACGCGAACCGGGGCCGACAGGTGCCCTGGCCCGGACCCTGACCGGGGTGCCGAGCGGCGTCCGCACCGCCCTGCTGGTGCGCGACCTGAACACCGGAAAGGTGCTGGCCGCGCTGGAACCCGACCGCCCCCTGATTCCGGCGAGCACCATCAAGCTGGTCACGGCGGCGGCGGTGCTGTACGACCGGGGCGGCGCGGGCGGCTGGTGGAGCACCGAACTGACGGTTCCGGCCACCGAAGCGGGGAGGAGCCGGGTCACGGTGCTGACCCTGCGCGGCAGTGCCGACCCCACCCTGAGTGTGGAAGGCACCCCCAACAGCCTGCGGGCGCTGGCGGAGCAGGCCCGCGCACGCGGCGTCCGGGCGGTGGGCGCGGTGCGCATCGATACCCTGCCGCTGGACGCGACCAGTTTCGAGGCCACCGAACTGGGCCTGCCCATGCCCGCCGTGCGGCTGCGCGAGTGGGAAGACCGCCCCCCCACTTCCGCCGCCGAGGCCCGGCGCCGCCTGGGGGCCACCCTGATCGCCGAACTGCGCCGCGTGGGCATCACGGTGGGCAGCGAGGAGGTCACTTCGGCCCCGGCGTACCGGCCTTATGTGCCGCCCCCCCGCCAGGACGAGAAGGGACGGCCCCTGGCGCCCGAATTGCTGATTCCGCTGGAGCGGCGCCCCGAACAGGGGGTGGCGAGTGTGCGCAGCGGTTCGCCGTTCGCTTTCCTCGCCTCCACCCTGCGCCCGAGCGACAACCTGCGGGCCGAGGCGCTGCTCGCCACCGTCGCGGTGCGCCCTGGCGAGACCGGCACGCTCAGGAGTGCCCTGAAGCGCGAGCGGGCCATCTTGCAGCGCATGGGCCTGGACCTGTCCGGCGCGGTGCTGGAAGACGGCAGTGGCCTCGGGCGCGGCAACCGCCTGACCCCCCGGCAACTCACCGGCCTGCTGGGGGTGATGTACGTCCTGCCCTATCCCGTCGCCGGAAAACAGGGGCGCACACTGCCCCCGGCGCTCTACCGCGCCCGCCACAACGCCTTCGCCGAGGCGCTGCCCCAGGCCGGAACCGGCGAGGACGTGCCGGGGCGCGAGGGACGCGGCGGCACGCTGGCCCTGCGCCTCCTGGGGTCGGGGCTGGACGTGCGCGCCAAGACCGGCACCCTGCCCGGCGTGAGTACGCTGGCGGGATACATGACGTCGAAAAGCGGGCGCCCGCTCGCCTTCGCCCTGATGATGAACGGCCCGGAAGACAGCCCCATCCTGACGCTGAGGGCCTTGCAGGACCAGGCGGTGCGCGACATCGCCGCCGCCTTCTGA
- a CDS encoding RNA polymerase sigma factor — protein MSAPADLLTVDVHAQLLAGDEAAWHRFISEYEGRIYGYLYRLEGNSEDALDLTQEVFYRAWRSIRTFRPGERALPWLYQVARNTQIESHRRKQHARFSLEEAREDIGFEVPSDARSPVQAAESEQAQDRVQRALMQLAPEYREAVVLRFVEDLTYDEIARIQGVATGTAKSRVFRAKEQLADLLADVSDVH, from the coding sequence CTGTCTGCACCCGCCGACCTGCTCACGGTGGACGTACACGCGCAGTTGCTGGCAGGCGACGAGGCGGCGTGGCACCGCTTCATCAGCGAGTACGAGGGCCGCATCTACGGCTACCTCTACCGCCTGGAGGGCAACAGCGAGGATGCCCTGGACCTCACCCAGGAAGTGTTTTACCGGGCGTGGCGCTCCATTCGGACCTTTCGCCCCGGCGAGCGGGCGCTGCCCTGGCTGTACCAGGTCGCCCGCAACACCCAGATCGAGTCGCACCGCCGCAAGCAGCACGCCCGCTTCAGCCTGGAAGAAGCCCGCGAGGACATCGGCTTCGAGGTGCCCAGTGACGCCCGCTCTCCGGTGCAGGCCGCCGAGAGCGAGCAGGCCCAGGACCGCGTGCAGCGGGCGCTGATGCAGCTGGCCCCCGAATACCGCGAAGCGGTGGTGCTGCGCTTTGTCGAGGACCTCACCTACGACGAAATCGCCCGCATTCAGGGGGTCGCCACCGGCACCGCCAAGAGCCGCGTGTTCCGGGCCAAAGAACAACTCGCCGACCTGCTGGCCGACGTGTCGGACGTGCACTGA